A genomic region of Plasmodium cynomolgi strain B DNA, chromosome 5, whole genome shotgun sequence contains the following coding sequences:
- a CDS encoding hypothetical protein (putative) translates to MSYGCGTVCLPVIRRALLAFLAVEATYSSYELFLKPGAIFMYYRVNEM, encoded by the coding sequence ATGTCGTACGGCTGCGGAACGGTGTGCCTGCCTGTTATCCGAAGAGCCCTGTTGGCCTTCCTAGCCGTGGAGGCCACGTACTCCTCCTACGAACTCTTCCTCAAACCGGGCGCCATCTTCATGTACTACCGCGTGAACGAAATG
- a CDS encoding hypothetical protein (putative) — translation MKDSQPNAFVGSINDVMNAEGSSSSSSWAKSERSRDGHRLKRRRRGRSGGRSSSGRSRSRSRSRHRRRRRSRDRHRHRHRHRHRSRSGGKGSDRSSDGDKERDRDRERHRHKHRHRNRHRDRDRDRDRDRERDRERDRDRNRDRHRHRHRSRSRSRHRRRDRDGSTKRLSSGRHDRSSIGSAPNSENQDRRVRRNNSLGSDSIDDRYNDVTKRSGRYTHNDGDPSGEYNLEHTVNHHGNANDRLPGAQQHLNDNGKYSDSSDGDKEEDLSEGEMLKRVMGISEFSTTDNKCHNQTDLSGINRRTKRKYRQYMNRREPEGDSLRSPRH, via the exons atgaaggacagCCAGCCGAATGCCTTCGTTGGCAGCATCAACGATGTTATGAATGCGGAGGGGAGCTCCAGCTCCAGCTCGTGGGCGAAGTCGGAAAGGAGTCGAGACGGGCACAGACTCAAGCGCAGGAGGAGGGGCAGAAGCGGGGGCAGAAGTAGCAGCGGGAGAAGTCGAAGTCGAAGCAGGAGTCGACACAGGAGGAGGCGCAGAAGCCGAGACAGACACAGGCATCGGCACAGACATCGGCACAGGAGCAGGAGCGGGGGCAAGGGGAGCGACCGAAGCAGCGACGGGGACAAGGAAAGAGACCGAGACAGAGAGAGGCATAGACACAAGCACAGACATAGGAATCGACACAGGGATCGCGACAGAGATCGCGACAGAGATCGAGAGAGGGACCGAGAGCGAGACCGCGATCGCAACCGCGACAGGCACAGACACAGGCACCGGAGCCGAAGTCGCAGTAGGCACAGGCGCAGGGACAGGGACGGCAGCACGAAGAGGCTCTCCAGCGGGAGGCACGACAGAAGCAGCATAGGCAGTGCGCCAAACTCTGAAAATCAGGACAGGCGTGTCAGGAGGAACAACTCCCTCGGAAGCGACAGCATCGATGACAGATACAATGATGTAACAAAACGGAGTGGCAGATACACACATAATGATGGGGACCCATCTGGGGAATACAATTTAGAGCACACGGTTAACCATCATGGAAATGCAAACGATAGACTTCCTGGAGCACAGCAACACTTAAACgataatggaaaatatagCGACTCCTCTGATGGGGATAAGGAGGAGGATTTGTCAGAAGGGGAGATGTTAAAAAGAGTTATGGGCATAAGTGAATTCAGCACGACAGATAATAAATGCCACAATCAGACAGACCTGTCAGGCATTAATCGAAGGACGAAAAGGAAGTATCGCCAGTATATGAACAGGCGGG AGCCCGAAGGGGACTCCTTGCGTTCCCCGCGACACTGA
- a CDS encoding high mobility group protein putative — MTPRVNIKRKFLSHPCHFVSPFFSPFFFSPFFPPFFSPFFFHFPYNFHIFNPHLERPNGQKTNAGISNCNEEADGKKKKNKKNDKMPPRLRHSNKMAAKSQKKVLKKQNKRKKKDPLAPKRALSAYMFYVKDKRLELIKERPELAKDVAQVGKLVGEAWGKLSAAQKTPYEKKAQLDKVRYSKEIEEYRKTKKE, encoded by the exons ATGACCCCTCGTGTgaatattaaaagaaaatttcttTCCCATCCCtgtcattttgtttccccctttttttcccccttctttttttccccttttttccccccttttttttcccccttttttttccattttccatACAacttccacatttttaatcCTCACTTGGAACGTCCGAACGGGCAAAAAACAAACGCAGGAATAAGCAACTGTAACGAAGAAGCagatggtaaaaaaaaaaaaaataaaaaaaacgacaaa ATGCCCCCTCGTTTGCGCCAC AGTAACAAAATGGCAGCCAAATCGCAAAagaaagttttaaaaaagcaaaacaaacggaagaagaaggacccCTTAGCTCCAAAGAGAGCCCTGTCAGCCTACATGTTCTATGTCAAGGACAAGCGACTCGAATTAATCAAAGAGAGACCAGAGCTCGCCAAAGATGTTGCGCAAGTGGGCAAGTTGGTTGGAGAAGCCTGGGGGAAGTTAAGCGCCGCGCAGAAGACTCcgtacgaaaaaaaggcgcagtTGGACAAAGTCAGGTACTCCAAGGAGATAGAGGAATACaggaagacaaaaaaggagtag
- a CDS encoding D13 protein (putative) has product EKQTDQNEEHPSTIFRNSLFLTNKDGSVNNNFYKYIEEKNQSKCPLGVECPLAHSKEEIDYHPLLYKTKRCEDYMQANCNRYYCPNLHGLAEQRKIKEYFIPFCSKIDIPPYPNVTVVNKIQYGSFKGQNQGRSTAKKSISSQQGGISSSLYFNYPHGKNNHSHREGNRMINVKEKKSVDAKYDSIRIPYHEKKLSFHDSHIHDKRRSTYCYDHQFITYDDNLTRKKKNSIFSYLNNYDYKYTLYLNILKKFVHLFDLDISDMDSGVHMPGHSASHLEDHSWESDLMKNTSNVSLSDHNATPIWSSNLGSPSKEDTPMQLPTDNNYNSLQETMDNIFFNKKYSHILNHILNKNLELTKNKIREKNHSAKSSYTDIDNLHKTTSNDSSNVRASFSQNLGSQIMTPTEGDNQTYESFLNLLIHVLCLLYFTTDSRAHSSFDLYTHELAKRLHCESKKMRDLSLEKYLASGVKELI; this is encoded by the exons gaaaaacaaactgaCCAGAATGAAGAACACCCAAGTACCATTTTCAGAAACTCACTCTTCCTCACAAATAAGGATGGAAGTGtaaacaataatttttacaaatatattgaGGAGAAAAACCAAAGTAAGTGTCCACTAGGGGTTGAATGTCCATTGGCTCACAGTAAAGAAGAGATCGATTATCATCCTCTGCTCTATAAAACCAAAAGGTGTGAAGATTATATGCAAGCCAATTGTAATAGGTACTATTGCCCTAATTTACATGGCCTAGCGGaacagagaaaaataaaggagtATTTCATACCATTCTGTAGCAAAATAGATATCCCCCCTTACCCTAACGTTACTGTAGTGAATAAAATTCAATATGGTTCATTTAAGGGACAGAATCAAGGGAGGAGTACTGCTAAGAAAAGCATCTCATCACAGCAAGGGGGTATCTCCTCTTCGCTGTATTTTAACTACCCacatgggaaaaataatcattcCCATAGGGAGGGAAACAGAATGATAAATgtaaaggagaagaaaagtgTTGATGCGAAGTATGACTCGATTAGAATCCCTTACCATGAGAAGAAGCTCTCCTTCCACGACTCCCACATCCATGACAAAAGACGCAGTACGTACTGTTATGACCACCAGTTTATTACCTACGATGATAACttaacaaggaaaaaaaaaaattccattttcTCCTACCTGAATAACTATGACTATAAGTATACGTTGTATTtgaacattttgaaaaagtttGTGCACCTCTTCGATTTGGACATTTCGGATATGGACTCCGGGGTGCACATGCCTGGTCACTCTGCTAGCCACTTGGAGGACCACTCATGGGAGAGTGACCTTATGAAGAACACCTCTAATGTGAGTCTCTCTGACCATAACGCTACCCCCATTTGGAGCAGCAACCTTGGGAGCCCTTCCAAAGAAGACACCCCAATGCAGTTACCAACTGACAACAACTACAACTCGTTGCAAGAAACTAtggataatattttcttcaataaaaaatactctCACATTTTAAATCATATACTTAACAAGAATCTGGAACttacgaaaaataaaatcagaGAGAAGAACCACTCGGCCAAGAGTAGCTACACCGATATAGACAATCTGCACAAGACCACCTCTAACGATAGCAGCAATGTGCGCGCGTcgttttctcaaaatttggGAAGTCAGATCATGACCCCCACAGAAGGAGACAACCAAACCTACGAGagctttttaaatttgctcATTCATGTGCTCTGTTTGCTTTACTTCACCACTGACTCCAGGGCGCACTCATCCTTCGATCTGTACACGCACGAGCTGGCCAAGCGG CTTCACTGtgagagtaaaaaaatgagggacCTCAGCTTGGAGAAGTACCTGGCCAGTGGCGTCAAGGAGCTGATTTAG